CTCTCCTATCCAAAGTCATGTCCCCAGTAAGAACGAGGTAAGAAAATTTATCCATTTCTAATTAGAAAACAATACAGAAGGCGTGCAACACAGAACATAGACTTAAGAGCAATAAAATAGAGATAGCATCACCTGACTAATAACTGTAAACAGATAACACTCAACAATATAGAAATATCAAGCAACTCAAAACATCAGATTGATTGAACTGAAGGGACAGCTAGAAATTATCcatcaattaaaataaagtaacatCAAAAACAGCCTAATAGATAGCAAATTCAGTCTCCATCAACACTTAAATATTACGAGCATCACGAGAAAATTAAGTGGGAGGTGACAAAAAAGTCTTTGAATTAAAAATGATGACAACTTTGACCAGCTAAGGTCAAAGCttcatttaaattgtgattaaattaattggagtgtaaagtgtaatttttaaaaactttttaattttttaaaaagtactccaactaaaatttcaaattttaaagtttACCCCCTTTCcttatctttcaatctttcttcttctttttctctttttctctctctgtagatttttctcttccttctttttcttactcttttcATTTAGTTcttcctttttaaattttcatgaactatttttataaacaaaattagaaaagtttgagaagaaattttttgatttcatttaaaaatcaatgaagaaataatttagcaaattcagCAACTACGAGAGTTGGTTCAGCAACTACGGGAGTTGGTCCAGCACGTTGGTCTAGCAACTACGAGAGTTGGTCCCGCAAGTTGGTCCAGCAACTACGAGAGTTGGTTCAGCAACTACGATAATTGCTGCTAATAGTTGTTGTGTTACAGCAATTATCGAaatcgaagttgctgcagcacGGTAATTTATTGAAGTTGCTGCATGCAACAACTGTAACTTCAGGGATCTTTATGTAAATATAGCAGAgatctttgtgtaaatataaataataaaacttaaagagttttaaaattagtgtcattaacactaatcttaaaattgtcacctGTACCCAATATTTAAGACTAGTGTCaatcatttttagttttgaaacttttttgtccCCCTTAATTAATTTGCCCTCACGAGAATCACCATTTCATCAAAATCGAATTGTCTTAAaccaaataaaactaaaattaccAGAGCCTTCAAACAGCACAAAAGCTTAGAACCTAAGCTTGGCAAAGAACCACCGGTTTTTTCCGGTCTTGAACCTCTCCTCAAACCTCGCCTTCGTCTCCTTCGCAGCAGTAACCTTCTTATCCCTAGTCGAAAGCACATCAGCGTTGACAACATCCTTCAGGTCCACGTCGAGAGTGTAACGGGTAGGCATGATGTGAGTGTAATTCACCAGCTTGATGAACGCCTTAACCCGAGACTTCTTCGCCTGCTTCTTCGCTGAATCCTTGCGAATCACCTTCTTCGGGTACTTGGAAATACCTGCAACCAAACAATGGCCGTATGGCCTGTCCCTTGTTCCTTCATCAAATGCACGGATGATCACCGCCTTCCTACCGGCGTATTTGCCTT
The Capsicum annuum cultivar UCD-10X-F1 chromosome 6, UCD10Xv1.1, whole genome shotgun sequence DNA segment above includes these coding regions:
- the LOC107875753 gene encoding 60S ribosomal protein L27, which translates into the protein MVKFLKPNKAVILLQGKYAGRKAVIIRAFDEGTRDRPYGHCLVAGISKYPKKVIRKDSAKKQAKKSRVKAFIKLVNYTHIMPTRYTLDVDLKDVVNADVLSTRDKKVTAAKETKARFEERFKTGKNRWFFAKLRF